In Desulforhopalus sp., a single genomic region encodes these proteins:
- the rplU gene encoding 50S ribosomal protein L21, with product MYAIVRTGGKQYQVACGDQLRVEKLEGDIGESVDLNDVLMIVDGENVKVGQPLIENAKVTAKIAEQGRAKKVIVFKKKRRQGYRLKRGHRQSYTALTIETISA from the coding sequence ATGTATGCGATTGTTCGTACCGGCGGGAAACAGTATCAGGTAGCGTGTGGTGATCAGCTTCGGGTAGAAAAACTTGAAGGTGATATTGGTGAGAGCGTTGACCTGAACGATGTTTTGATGATCGTTGACGGAGAAAATGTCAAAGTAGGTCAGCCGCTTATCGAAAACGCCAAGGTAACTGCCAAAATTGCTGAACAGGGCAGAGCCAAGAAGGTTATAGTTTTCAAGAAAAAGCGACGCCAAGGATACCGTTTAAAAAGAGGCCACAGGCAATCCTACACTGCCTTGACGATTGAAACGATATCCGCATAA
- a CDS encoding AP2 domain-containing protein, with protein MEDDKKQKILLEKHKDIARIDQESKRTHGWYVRVRFLGRTHSKFFSDRKCGGRYSSLLSAISWRDKTEKKLGKIRTNKHMVTVSNSSTGVVGVRLNDKLNRYEVSWVTHQGKQGKTSVSIAKHGKKAAFARACVIRAEKEKSRLEFAG; from the coding sequence ATGGAAGACGACAAGAAACAAAAAATACTCCTTGAAAAACATAAAGATATAGCAAGGATTGATCAAGAGTCAAAAAGAACCCATGGCTGGTATGTTCGAGTCAGATTTCTCGGAAGAACCCACTCCAAGTTTTTCTCCGACAGAAAATGTGGTGGGCGCTACTCAAGCTTGCTCTCAGCGATCTCCTGGCGTGATAAGACTGAGAAGAAACTTGGGAAGATTCGGACCAATAAGCATATGGTTACCGTGAGCAATTCCAGTACAGGTGTTGTTGGAGTTCGGCTCAACGACAAACTCAATAGATACGAGGTGAGTTGGGTTACTCATCAGGGGAAACAAGGCAAAACTTCAGTTTCCATAGCCAAACATGGGAAAAAGGCTGCTTTTGCACGGGCCTGTGTCATCCGTGCAGAAAAGGAGAAATCGCGGCTGGAGTTTGCCGGTTAG
- a CDS encoding nucleotide pyrophosphohydrolase produces MKNNNAALQTLFNTIGTLRGAQGCPWDKKQTCSSLIQYLQSECDELIAAIENNDHKNICEELGDVLYVLIMISAINKDKGVFDFSDVIQTINEKLIRRHPHVFAGKPYESEEQLAVQWQEIKASERK; encoded by the coding sequence ATGAAAAACAACAATGCAGCACTACAAACTCTTTTTAATACTATCGGGACCCTTAGAGGTGCGCAGGGATGCCCTTGGGACAAAAAACAAACATGCTCCAGCCTTATCCAATACTTGCAATCGGAATGCGACGAGCTCATCGCGGCAATCGAAAACAATGATCATAAAAATATTTGTGAAGAACTTGGCGACGTCCTGTACGTCCTCATAATGATTTCGGCAATTAACAAGGACAAGGGGGTATTTGATTTTTCCGATGTCATACAGACAATTAATGAGAAGCTTATTCGGCGTCACCCTCATGTCTTTGCAGGTAAACCTTACGAAAGCGAGGAACAGCTTGCAGTCCAATGGCAGGAAATCAAGGCAAGTGAGAGAAAATGA
- the rpsF gene encoding 30S ribosomal protein S6 gives MRRYETIFILRPGAGEEEINRVVGSTTQIILDAHGSIIELNKWGMKKLAYLIKKESLGYYVFCDFAGTPEAVAEIERKFRIDDLVLKYMTIKKSASITEEQIQQAIAAVSERATAVIDDENSEDHDSEQLIEEHEEETDEE, from the coding sequence ATGCGCAGGTATGAAACGATCTTTATTCTTCGCCCAGGTGCTGGAGAAGAAGAGATCAACAGAGTTGTTGGCAGTACCACCCAGATTATTCTTGATGCTCATGGCAGCATTATTGAATTGAACAAATGGGGTATGAAGAAACTTGCTTATCTTATTAAAAAAGAAAGCCTGGGATATTATGTTTTTTGTGACTTTGCCGGAACTCCTGAAGCGGTTGCTGAAATCGAACGAAAGTTTAGAATCGATGATCTGGTATTAAAATACATGACCATCAAAAAGTCCGCATCGATTACCGAGGAACAAATCCAGCAAGCAATTGCCGCAGTATCAGAAAGAGCAACTGCTGTTATCGATGATGAGAACTCCGAAGATCATGATTCTGAGCAACTGATCGAAGAACACGAAGAGGAAACTGACGAAGAGTAA
- the rpsR gene encoding 30S ribosomal protein S18: MAQRPQKKLFTRKKTCRFCGDKELQIDYKDVKTLRNFVSERGKIIPRRIIGTCATHQRQLCEAIKQARQIAFLPYSGSAQG, from the coding sequence ATGGCACAAAGACCACAGAAAAAGCTTTTTACACGGAAGAAAACCTGTAGATTTTGCGGCGACAAAGAACTGCAAATTGACTATAAAGATGTTAAAACACTACGGAATTTTGTATCTGAAAGAGGTAAGATCATTCCTCGAAGAATCATTGGAACCTGCGCCACCCATCAACGACAGTTGTGTGAAGCCATAAAACAGGCTCGGCAGATCGCCTTCTTGCCATATTCAGGCTCTGCACAAGGATAA
- a CDS encoding YybS family protein — MVTQAFEQPKIGRILTTVLLTSLALVLPGIQFFLFGWSYIFLPLVGFLIFGNFGWYAGKKIVLVALVISLIANLFLGSFDLFLFSCAMLAPGIVLHRSATRGDSPALSGFKGCSALVGGWLLVVAFASFGAEISVYGQMLRTLDQALTETLEHYRKSSDFSADALIVVETTVHQMKQIIPIILPGILGGVVLIVTWITMVLGNFLMKKTGNVRVWPSFRQWQLPEKLIWTVIGMGACILTPIEPLPKIGINCILLLCVVYCFQGFSVTVFFMNKWQVPLFIRSFFYVMIVFQSLGTLILLLFGVADIWVDFRKLKTKAVIGKD, encoded by the coding sequence GTGGTGACACAGGCTTTTGAACAGCCTAAAATCGGCAGAATTTTAACAACGGTTCTGCTTACTTCCTTAGCCTTAGTTCTCCCAGGAATCCAATTTTTTCTGTTCGGCTGGTCGTACATTTTTTTGCCACTAGTGGGATTTCTCATTTTTGGTAATTTCGGTTGGTACGCCGGGAAAAAAATAGTGCTTGTAGCGTTGGTGATTTCTCTTATTGCCAACCTATTTTTAGGGAGTTTCGATCTTTTCCTTTTTTCCTGTGCCATGCTTGCGCCGGGAATAGTTTTGCATAGATCGGCAACGCGTGGTGATTCACCTGCGTTGAGTGGGTTTAAGGGGTGTTCGGCGCTCGTCGGCGGTTGGCTTCTTGTTGTGGCCTTTGCTTCCTTCGGCGCTGAGATTTCCGTTTACGGTCAGATGCTCCGCACTCTTGACCAAGCTCTCACCGAAACCTTGGAGCATTATCGAAAGAGTAGCGATTTTTCAGCGGATGCCCTTATCGTCGTTGAGACAACTGTTCACCAGATGAAACAGATTATCCCAATTATCCTTCCCGGAATATTGGGAGGAGTGGTGCTGATTGTCACCTGGATAACGATGGTTCTCGGCAATTTTTTGATGAAAAAAACTGGCAACGTTAGGGTGTGGCCAAGTTTTCGTCAATGGCAATTGCCAGAAAAGCTTATTTGGACGGTTATTGGCATGGGAGCATGCATTCTAACACCCATTGAGCCTTTGCCGAAAATCGGTATCAACTGCATACTATTATTGTGTGTGGTTTATTGTTTTCAGGGATTCTCAGTAACTGTGTTTTTCATGAACAAGTGGCAAGTGCCCCTGTTTATACGTTCATTTTTTTATGTTATGATCGTTTTTCAGTCGCTTGGCACATTGATTCTTTTGCTTTTCGGCGTGGCGGACATCTGGGTTGATTTTCGCAAGTTGAAAACAAAAGCAGTAATTGGAAAAGATTAA
- the rplI gene encoding 50S ribosomal protein L9 translates to MELILKETISSLGQEGEIVKVKPGYGRNYLLPQGKAVLATANNLAALEKNRAVISARLAKEQKIAEDLAKKISGLSIVIEQLAGDDERLFGSVTSADICAKLAALDVHIDKKQVILAEPIKTLGVVKVQIKIGYNVNAEITVSVVSTKAQ, encoded by the coding sequence ATGGAACTCATCTTAAAAGAAACAATTAGTTCTCTTGGCCAGGAAGGCGAGATAGTGAAAGTAAAACCAGGCTACGGGCGCAATTATTTGTTGCCCCAGGGCAAAGCTGTCCTGGCAACTGCCAACAACCTGGCTGCTCTTGAAAAAAATAGAGCAGTTATATCGGCTCGTCTTGCCAAAGAACAGAAGATTGCCGAGGACCTCGCCAAGAAAATCTCAGGTCTTTCGATTGTCATCGAGCAACTTGCCGGTGACGATGAACGTCTTTTTGGTTCTGTCACCAGCGCCGATATATGTGCAAAATTAGCTGCCCTAGATGTTCATATCGATAAAAAGCAGGTCATCCTCGCCGAACCTATCAAAACCCTCGGGGTAGTTAAAGTTCAGATCAAGATCGGTTACAACGTAAATGCAGAGATTACTGTGAGTGTCGTATCGACCAAAGCGCAGTAA
- the dnaB gene encoding replicative DNA helicase yields the protein MNELNKSPLPARMPPQNIEAEQAVLGSILLKADVFGVVLEILKTGDFYKDGHRLIYEAMIGLFEKNEPLDLLTVSNHLRDINKLDQAGGPTYLASLTSIVPVTANITSYAKIIREKSILRRLISVNTDIAARCFEEQNDIDLLVDRAEQAIFDIAGTKGDQNFTPVKAIVPKAFAMVEQLYKRKELITGVPTGYIEIDRMTAGLQPSDLIIIAARPSMGKTSFAMNIAQHASLVEKTGVAVFSLEMSKEQLVMRLLSSVGRIDSQRIRTGKLRSEDWPKLTRAVGMLSEAPMFIDDTPAISVLEMRAKIRRLASQHEIGLVIVDYLQLMRGRSDIENRTQEISEISRSLKALAKEHHVPVIALSQLNRGLESRTDKRPMMADLRESGAIEQDADVICFIYRDEVYNKSEDNPEKGVAEVIIGKQRNGPTGVTRLTFIKEFTMFENMSNFDEPEGFN from the coding sequence ATGAATGAACTGAACAAGTCTCCCCTACCTGCCCGGATGCCACCGCAAAACATTGAGGCAGAACAGGCGGTTCTCGGCTCAATCCTTCTAAAGGCCGATGTGTTTGGCGTTGTCTTGGAGATTCTTAAAACCGGTGATTTCTACAAAGATGGCCACAGGCTTATCTATGAGGCGATGATTGGGCTCTTTGAGAAAAATGAGCCCCTGGACCTGCTGACTGTCTCCAATCACCTTCGTGATATCAACAAGCTTGACCAGGCCGGAGGGCCAACCTATCTTGCCTCGCTTACCTCAATAGTTCCCGTAACCGCAAATATTACAAGCTACGCCAAGATCATCAGGGAAAAATCAATTCTCAGGCGGTTAATATCGGTGAATACCGATATCGCGGCCCGCTGTTTCGAAGAACAAAACGATATTGATCTTCTGGTTGACAGAGCGGAACAAGCTATCTTTGATATTGCTGGTACCAAGGGTGATCAGAACTTCACGCCAGTAAAGGCTATTGTCCCCAAGGCCTTTGCGATGGTTGAGCAGCTGTATAAAAGAAAAGAACTGATTACCGGCGTTCCAACCGGATATATAGAAATTGACAGAATGACCGCTGGATTGCAACCATCTGATCTTATCATTATCGCCGCAAGACCATCCATGGGCAAGACCTCCTTTGCGATGAATATTGCCCAGCATGCCTCCCTTGTGGAAAAGACCGGTGTCGCCGTATTTAGCCTGGAAATGTCCAAAGAACAATTAGTTATGAGGTTGTTGAGTTCAGTTGGCAGAATTGACTCCCAACGCATACGTACCGGGAAACTGCGCAGTGAGGACTGGCCGAAGCTCACCAGGGCGGTCGGTATGCTCTCCGAGGCACCAATGTTTATCGATGACACCCCGGCTATTTCCGTCCTGGAGATGCGTGCTAAAATTCGGCGCCTCGCGTCTCAGCACGAAATCGGGTTAGTTATAGTTGATTATCTGCAGTTGATGCGAGGGCGTTCAGATATTGAAAACCGCACCCAAGAGATCAGTGAAATCTCCAGATCACTCAAGGCACTCGCCAAGGAGCACCATGTGCCAGTTATTGCCTTATCACAGCTCAACCGTGGTCTTGAAAGCCGTACCGACAAAAGACCGATGATGGCTGATCTCCGGGAATCGGGTGCCATTGAACAAGATGCTGATGTTATTTGTTTTATTTACCGCGACGAAGTGTACAACAAGTCCGAGGATAATCCCGAAAAAGGGGTTGCCGAGGTTATTATCGGTAAACAACGTAACGGACCGACCGGGGTTACCAGATTGACTTTCATTAAGGAATTCACGATGTTTGAAAATATGAGCAATTTTGATGAGCCGGAAGGTTTCAACTAA
- the leuS gene encoding leucine--tRNA ligase, translating into MTSDSGVSSKYDFKTIERKWQALWEDGQIYRVEEDATKEKYYVLEMFPYPSGRIHMGHVRNYSIGDVVARYKRMRGFNVLHPMGWDAFGLPAENAAQKNNSHPATWTYANIDYMRNQLRQLGLSYDWSREIATCNPKYYRWEQLLFIEMFNKGLAYQKTTTVNWCESCQTVLANEQVIDGACWRCDEPVYPRKMNGWFFKITQYADELLNDLEKLPGWPEKVLTMQRNWIGKSTGLTCDFPVEDADCKISIFTTRPDTIFGVTFMSIAPEHPLLETLISGTATAEKVRAFALQIQIEKQRRALDEEPEKQGMFTGRYCLNPFNGHRIPIYVANFVLMEYGTGAVMAVPAHDQRDFEFARKYQLPILPVVIPEGLSINPETMEQASTVPGILAHSGKFTGMDSLQAQSAIIGYAEENKFGSAYVTYRLRDWGISRQRYWGAPIPMIHCENCGVQPVPINLLPVVLPEDPEAGSACLPLHQRPSFIATVCPKCGGPARRETDTMDTFMESSWYFARFACPRLTEQPLSAAQTAYWLPVDQYIGGVEHAILHLLYSRFFTKVLRDLGHLAVDEPFTNLLTQGMVIKDGSKMSKSKGNVVDPNDLIQEYGADTVRLFSLFAAPPERDLEWSAQGVEGSSRFLNRVYRLIMFNKEQFLGSSSFPQDLGAAGKTLHRKIHQTIRRVTESIEQNFHFNTAISAMMELFNVIITTTGENSSEKAEPAVVREAVSVLLLLLSPMVPHFAAEMWQQIGNNDSIESRPWPKFDADAAKEDLLTIVLQINGKVRSRLQVPEDISDDELKQLALADDNIGKFIENKPIKKTIVVKKKLVNIVV; encoded by the coding sequence ATGACCAGCGACAGTGGTGTTTCAAGTAAATATGATTTCAAAACCATAGAAAGAAAATGGCAGGCGCTATGGGAAGACGGTCAGATTTATCGAGTGGAAGAAGATGCCACAAAAGAGAAATACTATGTCCTGGAGATGTTCCCCTACCCTTCCGGTCGCATTCACATGGGGCATGTCCGTAACTACTCGATTGGCGACGTGGTTGCACGATATAAAAGAATGCGCGGCTTCAATGTCTTGCATCCGATGGGCTGGGACGCTTTCGGTTTGCCAGCCGAGAATGCAGCCCAGAAAAACAACAGCCATCCGGCAACGTGGACCTACGCCAATATCGATTACATGCGCAATCAACTGCGCCAGCTCGGTCTTTCCTATGACTGGAGCCGGGAGATTGCAACCTGCAACCCAAAATACTATCGTTGGGAGCAGCTCCTGTTCATTGAGATGTTTAACAAGGGGCTAGCCTATCAAAAAACCACAACCGTAAACTGGTGCGAATCCTGTCAAACGGTTTTGGCTAACGAGCAGGTCATTGATGGCGCTTGTTGGCGCTGTGACGAACCGGTTTATCCTCGCAAAATGAACGGTTGGTTTTTCAAGATTACTCAATATGCCGATGAGTTATTAAACGATCTTGAGAAGTTGCCTGGCTGGCCAGAAAAAGTTCTCACAATGCAGAGGAACTGGATTGGCAAATCCACCGGGCTCACCTGCGATTTTCCGGTTGAAGATGCGGATTGCAAAATCTCCATTTTCACGACTCGCCCCGACACTATTTTTGGTGTCACCTTTATGTCGATTGCTCCGGAACATCCTTTGCTCGAAACTCTCATTTCCGGAACTGCAACCGCTGAAAAAGTAAGAGCATTCGCTTTACAAATTCAGATTGAGAAGCAACGTCGAGCACTCGACGAGGAACCAGAGAAACAAGGGATGTTCACCGGCCGGTATTGTCTCAATCCCTTTAATGGCCACAGAATTCCTATATACGTTGCTAATTTTGTCCTGATGGAATACGGCACCGGGGCAGTCATGGCGGTGCCGGCGCATGACCAACGAGATTTTGAGTTCGCAAGAAAATATCAATTGCCGATCCTTCCGGTGGTTATTCCAGAGGGCCTGAGCATTAACCCGGAAACCATGGAGCAGGCCTCTACCGTACCCGGCATACTTGCTCATTCAGGAAAATTTACAGGGATGGATTCTCTGCAGGCCCAGAGCGCCATCATTGGATACGCTGAGGAAAACAAATTTGGTTCGGCCTATGTCACCTACCGATTGCGAGATTGGGGCATTTCTCGACAAAGATACTGGGGCGCCCCCATTCCGATGATCCACTGTGAAAACTGTGGTGTGCAACCGGTGCCGATAAACCTGCTGCCGGTTGTCCTGCCTGAGGATCCCGAGGCAGGGAGTGCCTGTCTCCCCTTGCACCAACGGCCGTCCTTTATTGCCACCGTTTGTCCGAAATGTGGCGGTCCGGCTCGGCGGGAAACCGACACCATGGATACCTTTATGGAGTCGTCCTGGTATTTTGCCAGGTTTGCTTGCCCGAGGCTGACGGAGCAGCCGCTTTCAGCTGCGCAAACAGCCTATTGGTTGCCGGTTGACCAGTACATTGGCGGGGTCGAGCACGCTATTTTACACCTCCTCTATTCCCGGTTTTTTACAAAAGTCTTGCGAGACCTCGGGCACCTGGCCGTCGATGAACCCTTCACCAATCTCCTGACTCAAGGAATGGTCATCAAGGATGGTTCAAAGATGTCCAAGTCAAAAGGCAATGTTGTTGACCCAAATGATCTCATCCAGGAATACGGTGCAGACACGGTTCGACTCTTCAGTCTCTTCGCCGCCCCGCCTGAACGAGATCTTGAATGGAGCGCCCAGGGTGTTGAGGGCTCATCGAGATTTCTCAATCGGGTCTATAGATTGATCATGTTTAATAAGGAGCAGTTTCTAGGATCTTCTTCATTCCCCCAAGACCTTGGCGCGGCGGGAAAGACTCTGCATCGAAAAATTCACCAGACAATTAGACGGGTCACCGAAAGCATTGAACAAAACTTTCATTTTAATACCGCTATCAGCGCGATGATGGAATTGTTTAACGTCATTATAACAACAACCGGCGAAAACAGCTCTGAAAAGGCTGAACCAGCCGTTGTCCGTGAAGCAGTATCCGTGCTCCTCCTTTTGCTTTCACCCATGGTTCCGCATTTCGCTGCTGAGATGTGGCAGCAGATCGGTAACAACGACTCCATCGAAAGTCGTCCCTGGCCGAAATTCGACGCCGATGCCGCCAAAGAAGACCTTCTGACTATTGTTCTGCAGATCAACGGCAAGGTGCGATCCCGCCTCCAAGTACCGGAAGATATCAGTGACGATGAACTCAAACAACTTGCCCTTGCCGACGATAACATTGGCAAATTTATCGAGAACAAGCCTATTAAAAAGACCATAGTCGTAAAGAAGAAACTTGTGAATATTGTTGTTTGA
- the lptE gene encoding LPS assembly lipoprotein LptE, whose amino-acid sequence MKPVYRLCLLLSIILGVAACGYHNPNIYNGPHKSIYITEWKNRTSELGLDSKIYRSMTKWFQKSGSISTVRNKEGADLILGGEIVSLELPSLSYGINRLTAEVKVRLRVRYMVKEISTNKILIDIPDQIWEESYLVSANGAANMDNEAKAIDKIIEDLSQKIYQKTISGIPKL is encoded by the coding sequence GTGAAACCGGTTTATCGACTTTGTCTGCTGCTGAGTATTATCTTAGGCGTTGCTGCCTGCGGCTACCATAATCCGAACATTTATAATGGGCCCCACAAAAGCATCTATATTACAGAATGGAAGAACCGCACCAGTGAGCTTGGCTTAGACTCGAAAATCTACAGGTCCATGACCAAATGGTTCCAAAAATCGGGATCTATTTCTACGGTCAGAAACAAAGAAGGCGCTGATTTAATTTTGGGCGGAGAAATTGTTTCTCTCGAATTACCAAGCCTTTCTTACGGTATAAACAGGTTAACCGCCGAGGTTAAGGTACGGCTTCGGGTTCGCTATATGGTAAAGGAAATTTCCACAAATAAAATCCTCATCGACATACCCGATCAAATTTGGGAGGAGAGTTACTTGGTTTCAGCAAATGGCGCAGCGAATATGGATAACGAAGCCAAGGCCATAGATAAAATTATCGAGGATCTCTCGCAAAAGATATATCAAAAAACGATCTCCGGAATACCAAAGCTCTAG
- the dusB gene encoding tRNA dihydrouridine synthase DusB, with amino-acid sequence MLKIAHLSFSSPFVLAPLAGYTDLPFRLLCRRNGAGYCVSEMISCHGLVYQQQNTLKLLASVAEERPISFQLFGADPEIMANAAEILASYSPDMIDINMGCPVRKVTKRGGGAALMTDSNLAETILKKVVAKVSLPVTVKIRSGKDANSINAVSFAKMLEDQGAAAITVHARTWAQGFSGHINRSVIADVKKNVKIPVIGNGDVLSLQDGWEMMAETGCDGVMIGRGALGNPWIFQETGRPESLAEVAAGAREHLQLIEEFLPAERILGHIKSQISRYFKGLPGSSMVREKVYAAMNLQDLREIIETCSK; translated from the coding sequence ATGTTGAAAATTGCTCATCTTTCCTTTTCTTCACCTTTTGTTCTCGCCCCTCTTGCCGGCTATACCGATCTGCCCTTTCGACTCCTTTGCCGTCGTAACGGCGCGGGGTATTGCGTATCGGAAATGATCAGTTGTCATGGACTGGTTTACCAACAGCAGAACACCCTCAAACTCCTTGCATCCGTAGCCGAAGAACGTCCAATCTCTTTTCAGCTTTTTGGCGCCGATCCGGAAATTATGGCAAATGCCGCGGAAATTCTCGCTTCGTATTCTCCGGACATGATTGACATCAACATGGGATGCCCGGTCAGAAAGGTAACCAAACGAGGTGGTGGAGCAGCCTTAATGACCGACAGTAACCTTGCCGAAACAATCCTTAAAAAGGTCGTAGCAAAGGTTTCATTACCGGTCACTGTAAAGATACGATCGGGCAAAGATGCAAATTCTATTAACGCCGTTTCCTTTGCCAAGATGCTTGAAGATCAAGGAGCTGCGGCTATTACCGTTCACGCAAGGACATGGGCACAGGGGTTTTCCGGGCACATCAATAGGTCTGTCATTGCTGACGTTAAAAAGAATGTGAAGATTCCTGTTATCGGTAATGGTGACGTTTTATCTTTGCAAGATGGTTGGGAAATGATGGCAGAAACCGGCTGTGATGGAGTAATGATTGGCCGTGGTGCACTTGGCAACCCATGGATTTTTCAAGAAACGGGGAGACCTGAAAGTTTAGCGGAGGTGGCAGCCGGGGCTCGCGAACACCTGCAGCTCATTGAGGAGTTCCTTCCGGCAGAAAGGATTCTTGGTCATATTAAAAGCCAGATATCGCGTTATTTCAAAGGATTGCCCGGGAGTTCAATGGTTCGGGAAAAGGTGTATGCGGCGATGAATCTTCAAGATTTACGTGAGATTATTGAGACTTGCTCGAAATAG
- a CDS encoding M48 family metalloprotease, translated as MKLLQSKKLTWLILLAFMQLSTVCPAWSFSISDEREVGEKLLYSVRSAFVLEDDPDIIQYISKLGQSVLEVAGIQYFDYHFFVIDDKEFNAFAAPSGLIFFHSGLIGTMNSEDELVSVMAHEIGHIYKRHLASRVETGTYTGIASLGLALAAVAFGGATAPVLLTGALAAGQSVNLHFSRQHEEEADLLAYDWLKKLGKNPEGQVKMLESMRRISRYRSEKLPQYLLTHPDPEARLHYIQSLMDIDKISTSNDTRNAGDFNFLRCKYRILADLRDNEIFKNYLATVVADNKASDFAKTMAYYGLSQVARNENDFAKSMELLLKIIDFFPDKNILKVDKGVLQFAAGNFVEAEETLRAALQADSSDLYAAFTLAKLLARTGKSAEAERYFQTVGFQLPEYAQVYFELGQIATENKQYGMAALYLAKFDLYSGKLKLAEQSLKNSLRDKTLPEKSKIEAKMLLKKIEKLH; from the coding sequence ATGAAACTGTTACAAAGCAAAAAGCTGACATGGCTGATACTGCTCGCCTTTATGCAGCTCAGTACCGTTTGCCCGGCATGGTCTTTTTCCATCAGCGACGAGCGTGAGGTTGGTGAAAAGCTCCTGTATTCGGTTCGATCGGCTTTTGTCCTGGAAGATGACCCGGATATTATCCAATACATTTCCAAGCTTGGCCAGAGTGTCCTTGAGGTCGCCGGGATACAATATTTTGACTACCACTTCTTCGTCATCGACGATAAAGAATTCAATGCCTTTGCCGCACCTTCCGGTTTGATATTCTTTCATTCAGGCCTTATTGGCACAATGAATTCGGAAGACGAACTGGTTTCGGTAATGGCCCATGAAATCGGCCACATCTATAAACGCCACCTTGCCTCAAGGGTTGAGACAGGGACCTATACAGGAATAGCCTCGCTCGGTTTGGCTCTTGCTGCGGTGGCATTTGGCGGAGCAACTGCCCCGGTCCTTCTTACCGGGGCCTTGGCGGCAGGGCAAAGCGTTAATCTCCATTTCAGTCGTCAGCACGAGGAAGAGGCCGATTTGTTGGCCTATGATTGGCTGAAGAAGCTGGGAAAAAATCCGGAAGGTCAGGTCAAGATGCTGGAGTCGATGCGGCGGATTTCCAGGTATCGCAGCGAAAAATTACCGCAATACCTTCTTACCCACCCCGATCCGGAGGCAAGGCTGCATTATATCCAATCTTTGATGGATATCGATAAGATAAGCACGAGCAACGATACCAGGAACGCCGGTGATTTTAATTTCTTGCGCTGTAAGTACCGAATCCTCGCTGATCTTCGCGATAACGAAATATTTAAAAACTATCTTGCCACCGTAGTAGCGGATAACAAGGCAAGCGATTTTGCCAAAACTATGGCGTATTACGGGCTTTCCCAGGTAGCACGGAATGAAAACGATTTTGCCAAAAGCATGGAGTTATTGCTGAAGATTATTGATTTTTTTCCGGATAAAAACATTTTAAAGGTGGATAAAGGAGTACTACAATTTGCTGCCGGTAATTTTGTGGAGGCGGAAGAAACATTGCGTGCGGCGCTGCAAGCTGATTCCTCGGATTTATATGCGGCTTTTACCCTGGCCAAGCTGTTGGCAAGAACCGGCAAATCCGCCGAGGCGGAACGGTATTTTCAAACGGTGGGATTTCAACTTCCTGAATACGCACAGGTTTATTTTGAACTGGGGCAGATTGCCACGGAGAACAAACAATATGGCATGGCAGCACTTTATCTTGCCAAGTTCGACCTGTATAGCGGCAAGCTAAAGCTTGCCGAGCAGAGTTTGAAAAATTCTCTGCGGGACAAGACACTTCCGGAAAAGAGTAAGATTGAAGCGAAGATGCTTCTGAAAAAGATCGAAAAGTTACATTGA